A section of the Eublepharis macularius isolate TG4126 chromosome 1, MPM_Emac_v1.0, whole genome shotgun sequence genome encodes:
- the DISP1 gene encoding protein dispatched homolog 1 isoform X2, whose product MQMNKQKVIEMIDGQRITMKEREGKRTGISTRTAFFVTFQVSDRYSRVVFTSVDGENLWNLPAIKSMCNVDNLRIRSHFQFGDLCQRTTAASCCPSWTLGNYIAILNNRSSCQKIVERDVSHTLKLLRTCAKYYYNGTLGPDCWDMAARRKDQLKCTNVPRKCTKYNAVYQILHYLVDKDFLSPKTVDYVLPALKYSMLFSPTEKGESMMSIYLDNFENWNSSDGITTITGIEFGVKHSLFQDYLLMDTVYPAIAIVIVLLVMCIYTKSMFITLMTMFAIISSLIVSYFLYRVVFNFEFFPFMNLTALIILVGIGADDAFVLCDVWSYTKFDKSHAETSETVSITLQHAALSMFVTSFTTAAAFYANYVNNITAIRCFGVYAGTAILVNYVLMVTWLPAVVVLHERYLLNIFSCFRKPQSRVYNNKSCWTTLCQMFHKFVFASSEVSRIFFEKVLPCIVIKFRYVWLVWFLALTIGGAYIVCVNPKMKLPSLELSEFQVFRSSHPFERYDAEFKKLFMFERVHHGEELHMPITIIWGVSPEDNGDPLNPKSKGKLKLDSSFNIASPDSQLWILKFCQKLRNQTFFYQTEEQDFTSCFIETFKQWMENQDCDEPALYPCCSHWSFPYKQEVFELCIKRAIMELERSTGYHLDSKTPGPRFDINDTIRAVVLEFQSTYLFTLAYDKMHQFYREVDSWISGELSSAPEGLSSGWFVSNLEFYDLQDSLSDGTLIAMGLSVAVAFSVMLLTTWNIIISLYAIVSIAGTIFVTVGSLVLLGWELNVLESVTISVAVGLSVDFAVHYGVAYRLAPDPDREGKVIFSLSRMGSAIAMAALTTFVAGAMMMPSTVLAYTQLGTFMMLIMCISWAFATFFFQCMCRCLGPQGTCGQILLPKRLQCSAFSQALSGKKDDKEQDETHPVNKYSLNSRAQKTDMEHEHYELQPLALHTNHCNPSEKRTYEETHICSELFNGRPSDLRVLPQSTYNNEFSINNKSESESVMMSSGEQNASCQLLSQNQQCNCSDSYKHVGTKWNPHSCQQLNEVFCYQCSPSSGNMHIQSSLVPINSLHHSSDTYMNAVQHVLHCNCLQGRLKRPPVQNSLPRNIFLHSVQHFQAHSLSNTAENLRNLSKEASSSHFICKSVGSLMKPCCEIEKSMPDNQKGLGNNRRAKWDVMVTEVNGNENGTSALKQNKKTETEGIQNTPQTVLNVKPSQNEWEFIENSTTIEDGFESCPDNLQYCNRTIATKCNSVECHMPNTDAHVPALLAHPELSNESLLIKTL is encoded by the exons ATGCAGATGAACAAGCAAAAAG TCATCGAGATGATAGACGGTCAGAGGATCactatgaaagagagagaagggaagcGGACTGGAATTTCCACAAGGACAGCTTTTTTTGTGACATTCCAAGTGA GTGATCGCTATTCGCGAGTAGTATTTACATCAGTAGATGGTGAGAACTTGTGGAATTTACCTGCCATAAAATCAATGTGCAATGTAGATAATTTGAGG ATTCGATCCCATTTTCAGTTTGGTGATCTCTGCCAGAGGACCACTGCTGCTTCTTGCTGTCCCAGCTGGACTCTGGGCAATTATATCGCCATTTTAAACAACAGATCATCCTGTCAAAAAATTGTAGAGAGAGATGTTTCTCACACTCTGAAGCTGCTCCGTACCTGTGCCAAATACTATTACAATGGGACCTTGGGACCAGATTGCTGGGATATGGCAGCCAGGAGGAAGGACCAGCTCAAGTGTACAAATGTGCCTCGTAAATGTACAAAGTACAATGCTGTTTACCAGATCCTCCACTACCTAGTAGACAAAGATTTTCTAAGTCCAAAGACTGTGGATTATGTTTTACCAGCTTTAAAGTATAGCATGCTTTTTTCACCTACAGAGAAAGGAGAGAGCATGATGAGTATCTATTTGGATAACTTTGAGAACTGGAACTCTTCTGATGGAATAACCACCATAACAGGGATAGAGTTTGGAGTAAAGCATAGTTTATTCCAAGACTATCTTTTAATGGATACTGTGTATCCTGCTATAGCCATTGTGATTGTTCTGTTAGTCATGTGCATATATACCAAGTCCATGTTTATCACACTGATGACCATGTTTGCCATAATAAGCTCCTTGATTGTTTCTTACTTTCTTTATCGGGTAGTATTTAATTTTGAGTTTTTCCCCTTTATGAATCTCACTGCACTGATTATTCTTGTGGGTATTGGAGCAGATGATGCTTTTGTACTGTGTGATGTCTGGAGCTACACAAAATTTGACAAGTCTCATGCTGAAACTTCAGAGACAGTGAGCATTACCTTGCAACATGCTGCCCTTTCCATGTTTGTCACCAGTTTTACTACCGCTGCTGCCTTTTATGCCAATTACGTCAACAATATTACAGCAATTCGATGCTTTGGTGTTTATGCTGGCACTGCCATATTGGTGAACTATGTTCTAATGGTAACATGGTTACCTGCAGTCGTCGTGTTACACGAACGGTACCTACTCAATATATTTAGTTGTTTTAGAAAGCCTCAGTCGAGGGTATACAACAACAAAAGCTGCTGGACAACGCTGTGCCAAATGTTCCATAAGTTTGTTTTTGCTTCCTCAGAAGTATCCAGAATCTTTTTTGAAAAAGTGTTGCCATGCATTGTTATCAAGTTTCGCTATGTTTGGTTGGTCTGGTTTTTAGCCTTAACTATTGGCGGAGCATATATTGTGTGTGTGAATCCAAAGATGAAGCTACCTTCATTGGAGCTCTCAGAGTTTCAAGTGTTCAGATCTTCTCACCCATTTGAACGTTACGATGCTGAGTTCAAAAAGCTTTTTATGTTTGAACGTGTCCATCATGGGGAGGAGCTTCATATGCCCATCACTATAATCTGGGGTGTCTCTCCTGAGGATAATGGGGACCCCTTAAATCCTAAAAGCAAAGGAAAGCTAAAACTGGACAGCAGCTTTAATATTGCAAGCCCAGATTCTCAGCTCTGGATTTTAAAGTTCTGCCAAAAGCTAAGGAACCAAACCTTTTTTTATCAAACAGAAGAGCAAGACTTCACAAGCTGCTTCATTGAAACGTTTAAGCAGTGGATGGAAAATCAGGACTGTGATGAGCCAGCACTTTATCCATGCTGCAGCCACTGGAGTTTTCCCTACAAACAGGAGGTTTTTGAATTGTGTATCAAGAGGGCCATCATGGAGCTTGAAAGAAGTACAGGATACCATTTAGACAGCAAAACCCCAGGGCCTCGCTTTGACATAAATGACACCATCAGAGCAGTGGTACTAGAGTTCCAAAGTACCTACCTCTTCACGTTAGCTTATGATAAGATGCATCAGTTTTACAGAGAGGTGGATTCATGGATCTCGGGTGAGCTTAGTTCTGCTCCTGAGGGTCTAAGCAGTGGCTGGTTTGTGAGTAATTTAGAGTTCTATGACCTCCAGGACAGTCTCTCTGATGGTACTTTGATTGCCATGGGTCTTTCAGTTGCCGTTGCATTCAGCGTAATGCTGCTTACAACTTGGAATATAATAATAAGCCTTTATGCAATAGTTTCAATTGCAGGAACCATATTTGTTACTGTTGGGTCACTTGTTCTTCTAGGATGGGAGCTGAATGTATTAGAGTCGGTCACCATTTCTGTTGCTGTTGGCTTATCTGTAGATTTTGCTGTCCACTATGGTGTTGCATACCGCTTAGCTCCTGATCCTGACCGGGAAGGAAAAGTAATCTTCTCCCTAAGCCGCATGGGTTCAGCAATTGCTATGGCAGCACTGACAACGTTTGTTGCTGGAGCAATGATGATGCCATCTACAGTTTTAGCATACACTCAGCTTGGAACCTTTATGATGCTTATCATGTGCATTAGTTGGGCATTTGCAACCTTCTTTTTCCAGTGCATGTGCCGTTGCCTTGGGCCCCAAGGTACTTGTGGCCAGATTCTTCTGCCTAAAAGGCTTCAGTGTAGCGCCTTTTCCCAGGCATTGTCAGGAAAGAAAGATGACAAGGAACAAGATGAAACTCATCCAGTTAACAAATACAGTTTGAATTCCAGAGCTCAAAAAACAGATATGGAGCATGAGCATTATGAGTTACAGCCTCTGGCCTTGCATACTAATCATTGCAATCCATCAGAGAAGAGAACCTATGAAGAAACACACATTTGCTCTGAACTTTTCAATGGTAGACCCTCAGATTTACGTGTTCTTCCCCAGTCAACATACAACAATGAATTCAGCATAAATAATAAAAGTGAATCTGAGTCAGTCATGATGTCTTCTGGGGAACAGAATGCCTCTTGCCAGTTGCTCTCTCAAAATCAACAATGTAATTGCTCAGATAGTTATAAGCAtgtgggcacaaaatggaaccCACATTCATGCCAACAATTAAATGAAGTTTTTTGCTACCAGTGCTCTCCTTCTTCTGGAAATATGCATATCCAGAGTTCTCTTGTTCCCATAAATTCTCTGCATCATTCTTCTGATACTTATATGAATGCTGTCCAGCATGTCCTCCACTGTAACTGTCTACAGGGCAGATTAAAAAGACCTCCAGTCCAGAATTCACTTCCCAGAAACATTTTTCTACACTCGGTGCAACATTTTCAAGCCCATAGTCTTTCAAACACAGCAGAGAACTTGAGAAATCTTTCAAAGGAAGCAAGTTCATCCCATTTTATTTGCAAAAGTGTTGGCTCTCTGATGAAACCTTGTTGTGAAATAGAGAAAAGTATGCCTGATAATCAAAAAGGGCTCGGTAATAATCGCCGAGCCAAATGGGATGTAATGGTCACTGAAGTAAATGGGAATGAAAATGGGACTTCTGCATTAAAGCAGAACAAGAAAACTGAAACAGAGGGCATTCAGAATACACCACAAACAGTTCTAAATGTAAAGCCTAGTCAGAATGAGTGGGAATTTATAGAGAACAGTACTACAATAGAGGATGGTTTTGAGTCTTGCCCAGATAATTTACAGTATTGTAACAGAACCATAGCAACAAAGTGCAATTCAGTTGAGTGTCATATGCCAAACACTGACGCCCATGTGCCTGCTCTGTTAGCACACCCAGAACTTTCCAATGAAAGTTTGCTAATAAAAACACTATAA